GAAGTGACCATTGTCCTGTGGGGTTAGAAATTGAAACACATTGATATAGAAAATCAAAGCAATTTCACATTAAAACAAGAATTTGTAGCATTTTTAAATTCTATTTTAGAAGCTATTTTGCAAGATTTAAAGCTACCACTCAAACCCTGTGAATTGATTTTGGTAGATAATACCAAAATCACTCAACTAAATGCAGAATTTCGCGGAATCGCAACACCAACAGATGTGCTTTCCTTTCCATTAAACACAAAGTTTAGCCCTATTTTGGGTAGTATTGTTATTTCTGTGGAATATGCACAAGAGATTAGTTGGCGACTAAAACATAGCATAGAGGAGGAGA
The genomic region above belongs to Helicobacter ganmani and contains:
- the ybeY gene encoding rRNA maturation RNase YbeY, with translation MENQSNFTLKQEFVAFLNSILEAILQDLKLPLKPCELILVDNTKITQLNAEFRGIATPTDVLSFPLNTKFSPILGSIVISVEYAQEISWRLKHSIEEEIALLFIHGILHLVGFDHEVDKGEQRIKEEEFISKFNLPKSLIVRTQL